The proteins below are encoded in one region of Amycolatopsis acidiphila:
- a CDS encoding MlaD family protein: MASTVGRKRRSLFIGLVVLALFVASVGIAITASDGLPGKPTTVVKAAFADVGALRSGDDVRIGGVRVGQVGDINLVGNQAVVELKFDGDKPIYRNSKAVTASVGARSALGQKYVDFTPGTPDAGEVGENDVIPSAKTEGAQELSDVLAVFDEPTRKALQDTLRETGGGVGGHQQDLRDALGALPEELPDLGTVASALATDDGKDLTRTLRALDSLSGRFTNRQQEISALVGQLKTTLDAVGVDGGKPLADVVDKAPDTLGKARGALQSLQAPLADAQAAMSSLKPGADALGQATPDVRGVLREGVPPLDKVPGVAGQADPAVGALTQTFSDARPLAPAVRSAVGSAHVPLEILAPYSPEIASWFSYAANALSQGDASGHWLRIYPLFNTESLSGALSALKDPVTARNAYPAPGQAPQDKKSSLLGPR; encoded by the coding sequence ATGGCGAGCACGGTCGGCCGCAAGAGGCGGTCCCTGTTCATCGGGTTAGTCGTCCTCGCCCTCTTCGTGGCCTCGGTCGGGATCGCGATCACCGCGAGCGACGGCCTGCCCGGCAAGCCGACGACGGTCGTGAAGGCCGCCTTCGCTGACGTCGGTGCCCTGCGCAGCGGGGACGACGTCCGTATCGGCGGTGTGCGTGTCGGCCAGGTCGGCGACATCAACCTGGTCGGCAACCAGGCCGTCGTCGAGCTGAAGTTCGACGGCGACAAGCCGATCTACCGCAATTCCAAGGCCGTGACCGCATCGGTCGGCGCGCGATCGGCGCTGGGCCAGAAGTACGTCGACTTCACGCCGGGAACGCCCGACGCGGGCGAGGTCGGCGAAAACGACGTCATCCCGTCGGCGAAGACCGAGGGCGCGCAGGAGCTTTCCGACGTGCTGGCCGTCTTCGACGAGCCGACGCGGAAGGCCCTGCAGGACACGCTGCGCGAGACCGGCGGCGGCGTCGGCGGACACCAGCAGGACCTCCGCGACGCGCTGGGGGCCTTGCCCGAGGAACTGCCTGACCTCGGAACCGTGGCCAGCGCGCTGGCCACCGACGACGGGAAGGACCTGACTCGGACACTGCGTGCGCTGGACAGCCTCAGCGGCCGCTTCACCAACCGCCAGCAGGAGATCTCCGCGCTGGTCGGGCAACTGAAGACCACGTTGGACGCAGTCGGTGTCGATGGCGGCAAGCCGCTGGCGGACGTCGTGGACAAGGCGCCGGACACGCTGGGCAAGGCACGCGGGGCACTGCAGTCGCTGCAGGCGCCGCTGGCCGATGCCCAGGCGGCGATGTCGTCGCTGAAGCCGGGCGCGGACGCGCTGGGCCAGGCGACCCCGGACGTCCGCGGGGTGCTGCGCGAGGGCGTTCCGCCGCTCGACAAGGTGCCGGGCGTCGCCGGGCAGGCCGACCCGGCGGTCGGGGCGCTCACGCAGACCTTCTCCGACGCGAGGCCGCTGGCGCCGGCGGTGCGCTCGGCCGTGGGCTCGGCGCACGTGCCGCTCGAGATCCTCGCGCCGTACTCGCCGGAGATCGCGTCGTGGTTCTCCTACGCGGCCAACGCGCTCAGCCAGGGTGACGCGTCGGGCCACTGGCTGCGCATCTACCCGTTGTTCAACACCGAGTCCCTGTCCGGCGCCCTGAGCGCGCTGAAGGACCCGGTCACCGCGCGCAACGCCTATCCCGCACCGGGACAGGCACCGCAGGACAAGAAGAGCTCTCTGCTGGGGCCGAGGTGA
- a CDS encoding MlaD family protein, whose product MSKRTSRPPRRSRPASYRLRGLAVVTVACLGVTAGAVGANDKGQPGEITIVAKFTDASPLIPGNEVKVDGVNVGQVAAMTVDSDKHAAVALSLDPAALPVHTDAKVTIKPVSILGERYLDLDRGTPSAPALQDGGVLPVRQTSVYTDLDQVLNTVDDPTGQSLAALVTVLGEGMRENGQNADATIQALASSMKDTDGLAKVLKEQNGLLTSVVDKIEPVAQALAVDNGATLDGLLSSAQTATEATAKNRAALESTLSQLPDTLSAARKTLGQLTGTAQATTPILQSIRPTTDNLSAISDELKKFSESLDPALASAKPVLDKAQGLLDEARPVVDQLKAAGPDLRSAVGAARPIVTDLTNNFGNVLNFIRNWALTTNGGDGVSHYFRAMLVVNPDLLTGLVPGLNAPNGAPTPPPQGPPQGDTGTPAQAAPPLPLPSLPGLTASGGVLGGLLATGQQSDGGVTGLNQQQESGALQFLIGGGQ is encoded by the coding sequence ATGAGCAAGCGCACCTCCCGGCCGCCCCGGCGGTCCCGCCCGGCGTCCTACCGGCTCCGTGGCCTCGCCGTGGTCACCGTCGCCTGCCTCGGCGTGACCGCCGGCGCCGTGGGCGCGAACGACAAAGGACAACCCGGCGAGATCACGATCGTCGCCAAGTTCACCGACGCCAGCCCGCTGATCCCGGGCAACGAGGTGAAGGTCGACGGCGTCAACGTCGGCCAGGTCGCGGCCATGACGGTGGACAGCGACAAGCACGCCGCGGTGGCGCTGAGCCTGGATCCCGCGGCATTGCCGGTCCACACCGACGCCAAGGTCACCATCAAGCCGGTCAGCATCCTCGGCGAGCGCTACCTCGACCTGGACCGCGGGACGCCCTCGGCGCCCGCGCTTCAGGACGGCGGCGTCCTGCCGGTCCGGCAGACCAGCGTCTACACCGACCTCGACCAGGTGCTCAACACCGTCGACGACCCCACCGGGCAGTCGCTGGCGGCTTTGGTGACCGTGCTTGGCGAAGGCATGCGGGAGAACGGACAGAACGCCGATGCGACCATCCAGGCGCTCGCGTCGTCGATGAAGGACACGGACGGGCTGGCGAAGGTCCTCAAGGAGCAGAACGGCCTGCTCACCAGCGTGGTCGACAAGATCGAACCGGTGGCCCAGGCCCTGGCCGTGGACAACGGGGCGACCCTCGACGGTCTCCTCTCGTCCGCGCAGACCGCCACCGAAGCCACTGCGAAGAACCGTGCCGCGCTCGAGTCGACCCTCAGCCAGCTGCCGGACACCCTCTCCGCGGCCCGGAAGACGCTCGGGCAGCTGACCGGTACCGCGCAGGCCACGACGCCTATCCTGCAGTCGATCAGGCCGACCACGGACAACCTGAGCGCCATCAGCGACGAGCTCAAGAAGTTCTCCGAGTCGCTCGACCCCGCGCTGGCCAGCGCGAAGCCGGTTCTGGACAAGGCGCAAGGCCTGCTTGACGAGGCCCGGCCGGTGGTCGACCAGCTCAAGGCCGCCGGCCCGGACCTGCGATCCGCTGTCGGCGCTGCCCGCCCGATTGTCACCGACCTGACGAACAACTTCGGGAACGTGCTGAACTTCATCCGGAACTGGGCGTTGACCACCAACGGCGGCGACGGTGTTTCCCACTACTTCCGGGCCATGCTCGTCGTCAACCCCGACCTGCTGACGGGCCTCGTGCCCGGCCTCAACGCGCCCAACGGGGCTCCTACGCCCCCGCCGCAGGGCCCTCCCCAGGGCGACACCGGCACGCCGGCTCAAGCGGCTCCGCCCCTGCCGCTGCCGAGCCTCCCGGGACTCACCGCCTCAGGCGGGGTACTCGGCGGGCTGCTGGCCACGGGACAGCAATCCGACGGCGGCGTGACCGGGCTCAACCAGCAGCAGGAAAGCGGCGCTCTGCAGTTCCTCATCGGTGGAGGTCAGTGA
- a CDS encoding MlaD family protein, whose protein sequence is MKRVLTVGVIVVAALGVGAGAVAAMRSDDYQVGVILDSATNVVDGGTVQVNGFEVGKVSDISVEGGKAKLMLALEGNHVPLHDGAQVRIEWKAALGERMVNITDGPSGNAEIPDHGMIKGDMPVPMEFDQVLNALDPPTRAKLSSLINRLDSTVKGNEADVNQTVRSAGPAVQALGEVLRGLGSDGPAIKQMVTQLDTMVGTLAGREADLRTVIDQLSKTTSLTAQQHEALASALKKLPGTLQTAGKTLGDVPDAVGQAVPLLKDLEPATAKLPDVSRNLRPVLTDLRPLVAELRPTLADAQTLLNYTPGLLDTAHATAPGLNSAVSSLMPALSFLRPFTPEAVGLLSNWGSASANYDANGHYGRIYVQAGASSVNVNPGIVPPGFTSNPTPLPGSPVGQPWTDAFGSGIR, encoded by the coding sequence ATGAAACGTGTGCTGACGGTCGGCGTCATCGTGGTGGCGGCCCTGGGCGTCGGGGCCGGTGCCGTCGCCGCGATGAGAAGCGACGACTACCAGGTCGGCGTCATCCTCGACTCCGCGACGAACGTGGTGGACGGGGGAACCGTGCAGGTCAACGGTTTCGAAGTCGGCAAGGTGTCCGACATTTCGGTCGAGGGCGGCAAGGCGAAGCTGATGCTCGCCCTCGAAGGGAACCACGTTCCCCTCCACGACGGCGCGCAGGTGCGGATCGAGTGGAAGGCGGCGCTCGGCGAGCGGATGGTGAACATCACCGACGGACCGAGCGGGAACGCGGAGATCCCCGACCACGGCATGATCAAGGGCGACATGCCGGTGCCGATGGAGTTCGACCAGGTGCTCAACGCGCTGGATCCGCCGACCCGGGCCAAGCTCAGCTCGTTGATTAACCGGCTCGACAGCACGGTCAAGGGCAACGAGGCCGACGTGAACCAGACGGTGCGCTCGGCCGGCCCCGCCGTGCAAGCGCTCGGTGAAGTGCTGCGGGGACTCGGCAGCGACGGGCCGGCCATCAAGCAGATGGTCACCCAGCTCGACACCATGGTCGGAACCCTCGCCGGTCGTGAGGCCGACCTGCGCACGGTGATCGACCAGCTGTCGAAGACGACCTCGCTCACCGCGCAGCAGCACGAGGCACTCGCCTCGGCGCTCAAGAAGCTGCCCGGCACCTTGCAGACCGCGGGCAAGACCTTGGGCGACGTGCCCGACGCGGTCGGGCAGGCGGTGCCGCTGCTGAAGGACCTCGAACCGGCGACGGCGAAGCTGCCGGACGTGAGCCGGAACCTCCGGCCGGTGCTGACCGACCTGCGGCCGCTGGTCGCCGAGTTGCGGCCGACTCTGGCCGACGCGCAGACCCTGCTGAACTACACGCCGGGACTGCTGGACACCGCGCACGCGACGGCGCCCGGCCTGAACTCGGCCGTGAGCAGCCTCATGCCCGCGTTGAGCTTCCTGCGTCCGTTCACCCCGGAAGCGGTGGGCCTGCTGTCCAACTGGGGTTCGGCGAGCGCTAACTACGACGCCAACGGCCACTACGGCCGCATCTACGTACAGGCTGGGGCGTCGAGCGTGAACGTCAACCCGGGCATCGTGCCGCCGGGCTTCACCAGCAACCCGACACCGTTGCCCGGATCGCCGGTCGGCCAGCCCTGGACCGACGCGTTCGGAAGTGGGATCCGATGA
- a CDS encoding ABC transporter ATP-binding protein — protein sequence MSTSNTADAPPRTHTRSGHLLAGPADRTHSMEVRNVSKAFGNFHVMRGMNINFVDDAITTVLGPSGTGKSVLLKHLVGLLEPDEGEIVVFGQDLWKITEQERYDLRKRFGVLFQDGALFGSMNIYDNTAFPLRKHTDMSEAEIEHIVMTRLTEVGLERSITKLPNEVSGGMRKRAGFARALVLNPDIVLFDEPDSGLDPVRTSLLNDLILDMHREHKGTYLLVTHDIRTARKVSDYVGLIWQGQVVHYGEAEEAFASDDPFVRQFLAGESAGPLGMD from the coding sequence GTGTCCACATCGAACACCGCTGACGCACCCCCGCGGACCCACACCCGCAGCGGCCACCTCCTGGCCGGCCCGGCCGACCGGACGCACTCGATGGAAGTCCGGAACGTTTCCAAGGCGTTCGGGAACTTCCACGTCATGCGCGGCATGAACATCAACTTCGTCGACGACGCCATCACGACGGTGCTCGGGCCGTCGGGTACCGGTAAGAGCGTGCTCCTGAAGCACCTCGTCGGGCTCCTCGAGCCTGACGAGGGCGAGATCGTCGTCTTCGGCCAGGACCTGTGGAAGATCACCGAGCAGGAGCGCTACGATCTCCGCAAGCGCTTCGGTGTTCTGTTCCAGGACGGTGCCTTGTTCGGGTCCATGAACATCTACGACAACACCGCCTTCCCGCTGCGCAAGCACACGGACATGAGCGAGGCGGAGATCGAGCACATCGTCATGACCCGGCTGACGGAAGTCGGCTTGGAGCGGTCGATCACGAAACTCCCGAACGAGGTATCGGGTGGTATGCGGAAGCGCGCCGGGTTCGCGCGGGCGCTCGTGCTCAACCCGGACATCGTGTTGTTCGACGAGCCGGACTCCGGTCTGGACCCGGTCCGCACCAGCCTGCTGAACGACCTCATCCTGGACATGCACCGCGAGCACAAGGGCACCTACTTGCTCGTCACGCACGACATCCGCACCGCGCGCAAGGTCAGCGACTACGTCGGCCTCATCTGGCAAGGGCAGGTCGTGCACTACGGCGAGGCCGAGGAAGCGTTCGCGTCCGACGACCCGTTCGTGCGGCAGTTCCTGGCCGGCGAATCCGCGGGCCCGCTGGGGATGGACTGA
- a CDS encoding ABC transporter permease, whose protein sequence is MTRAVQNGGVGEKKLPGAPKPADVEISFKGMATSVKSAVETGGDIARFSGRTIRALPDLRHSATEVFHQCGVLILSSGLVIWLMQFVIGYECGLEGNYTLKQIGVPLYSGIFNAWCAIREMAPYMWGYIFAAKVGCGLVAEIGSMRISDEIDAMEVMGVKSRSYLVGSRIVAAWIAMPFLYVVGLGIMYIGEFLTTVKMLGGVSPGGYNFIFWLYQNPQDLFFSLCKVMAMGTAIIFVGCYYGYNASGGSVGVGRNTAKSMMLNMVLIHIIGVLGTQLFWGLAPNAPIAN, encoded by the coding sequence GTGACCCGAGCTGTGCAGAACGGCGGAGTCGGCGAAAAGAAGCTGCCCGGTGCGCCGAAGCCCGCCGACGTCGAGATTTCGTTCAAGGGCATGGCGACTTCGGTCAAGTCCGCGGTCGAAACCGGCGGCGATATCGCCCGGTTCTCCGGCCGGACGATCCGGGCGTTGCCCGATCTCCGGCACTCCGCCACCGAAGTCTTCCACCAGTGCGGCGTGCTCATCCTGTCCAGCGGGCTCGTCATCTGGCTCATGCAGTTCGTGATCGGGTACGAGTGCGGCCTCGAAGGCAACTACACGCTCAAGCAGATCGGCGTTCCCCTCTATTCGGGAATCTTCAACGCCTGGTGCGCGATCCGCGAGATGGCGCCGTACATGTGGGGCTACATCTTCGCGGCGAAGGTCGGCTGCGGCCTGGTCGCCGAGATCGGCTCGATGCGCATCTCGGACGAGATCGACGCCATGGAGGTCATGGGCGTCAAGTCGAGGAGCTACCTGGTCGGCAGCCGCATCGTCGCGGCCTGGATCGCGATGCCGTTCCTCTACGTGGTGGGCCTCGGGATCATGTACATCGGGGAGTTCCTCACGACGGTGAAGATGCTCGGCGGAGTTTCCCCCGGTGGTTACAATTTCATCTTCTGGCTCTACCAGAACCCGCAGGATCTATTTTTCTCCCTGTGCAAGGTGATGGCCATGGGAACGGCGATCATCTTCGTCGGCTGCTACTACGGATACAACGCCAGTGGCGGATCCGTCGGTGTGGGAAGAAATACGGCGAAGTCGATGATGCTGAACATGGTGCTGATACATATCATCGGTGTATTGGGGACGCAGCTCTTCTGGGGGTTAGCGCCGAATGCACCCATCGCCAACTGA
- a CDS encoding MlaE family ABC transporter permease — protein MTTHAAAPPKAKGRQRRKASRRSGLGSAVARPLEQAGEMVWLMGDVLYSALRHPVGYWGEVREQMFQTLKLCWIPMIISTTAFGLGAPGLQGGNIFSLFGIPERLGSFFIMASVREFAPWINAMVVAGVMGTAITADLGARRIREEIDAMEVLGVDPIRTLIVPRVVAMTLITGLMDLVALAFGVVGGYIAAVPILKANSSAFFGSFFDNATTTDLWASVVKTSIFGLIIGVVCCYKGLHTGGGPIGVGRAVNQAVVIAFAAIWIFNAVFTAIMLGLNPEMQIYK, from the coding sequence ATGACGACGCACGCAGCGGCACCGCCCAAGGCGAAAGGCCGGCAGCGCCGGAAGGCGAGCCGGCGATCAGGCCTGGGTTCCGCGGTCGCGCGTCCGCTGGAGCAGGCCGGCGAAATGGTGTGGCTGATGGGCGACGTGCTCTACTCCGCCCTCCGGCACCCTGTTGGCTACTGGGGCGAAGTTCGTGAGCAGATGTTCCAGACGCTGAAGCTGTGCTGGATCCCGATGATCATCTCGACCACGGCCTTCGGCCTTGGGGCTCCGGGGCTGCAGGGCGGGAACATCTTCTCCCTTTTCGGTATCCCCGAACGGCTTGGCTCGTTCTTCATCATGGCGAGCGTCCGCGAGTTCGCGCCCTGGATCAACGCGATGGTCGTGGCCGGCGTGATGGGCACCGCGATCACTGCGGACCTCGGTGCCCGCCGCATCCGTGAAGAGATCGACGCGATGGAAGTCCTGGGCGTCGACCCGATCCGGACGCTCATCGTGCCGCGGGTGGTCGCGATGACGTTGATCACGGGGCTGATGGACCTGGTGGCGCTGGCTTTCGGTGTCGTGGGCGGGTACATCGCCGCCGTGCCGATCCTCAAGGCGAACAGCAGCGCGTTCTTCGGCAGCTTCTTCGACAACGCGACGACGACCGACCTCTGGGCGAGCGTGGTCAAGACGTCGATCTTCGGGCTGATCATCGGCGTCGTCTGCTGCTACAAGGGCTTGCACACCGGCGGCGGGCCGATCGGGGTGGGGCGGGCGGTCAACCAGGCCGTGGTGATCGCGTTCGCGGCGATTTGGATCTTCAACGCGGTCTTCACCGCGATCATGCTCGGTCTCAACCCCGAGATGCAGATCTACAAGTGA
- a CDS encoding ribose-phosphate diphosphokinase: MRAATPTPIATGVAPGNRLPGEVTKRLMFFAGGAHPALAQHIADELGASVTPQTAHTFANGETFVRFDKSVRGCDAFVLHTATAPLNTALMEQLIMIDALKRASAKRITVIWPFYPYARQDKKHRGREPISARLVTDLLTTAGAHRIITVDLHTPQAQGFFDGPVDHLLAQPLLAAHIRQRYEDATITVVAPDAGRVKLAETWADLLGGQPIAFIQHRKSLHAEHPDTGQLVGDVANRLCVVVDDMIDTATTMVGAARLLNAAGAAGVIAAATHGVLSSDATARLSSSGIREVVLTDTLPIPDDKHFTQLSVQSIAPLLTRAIDEVFSDGSVTSLFNAGN, from the coding sequence ATGAGAGCCGCCACACCGACCCCGATCGCCACTGGCGTCGCTCCGGGCAACAGGTTGCCGGGAGAGGTGACCAAGCGGCTCATGTTCTTCGCCGGCGGCGCTCACCCCGCCCTGGCTCAGCACATCGCGGACGAACTGGGCGCGTCGGTAACCCCGCAGACCGCGCACACCTTCGCCAACGGCGAGACCTTCGTGCGCTTCGACAAGTCCGTTCGCGGCTGTGACGCCTTCGTCCTGCACACCGCGACCGCGCCACTGAACACGGCGCTCATGGAACAGCTGATCATGATCGACGCGCTCAAACGTGCCAGCGCGAAACGCATCACCGTGATCTGGCCCTTCTACCCCTACGCCCGCCAAGACAAGAAACACCGAGGACGGGAACCCATCTCCGCCAGGCTGGTCACTGACCTGCTCACCACAGCCGGCGCCCATCGCATCATCACCGTCGACCTGCACACTCCCCAAGCCCAAGGGTTCTTCGACGGCCCGGTCGACCACCTCCTGGCGCAACCACTGCTCGCCGCCCACATCCGGCAGCGCTACGAGGACGCAACCATTACCGTGGTCGCACCAGACGCCGGGCGCGTCAAACTCGCCGAAACCTGGGCCGACCTTCTCGGCGGGCAACCCATCGCGTTCATCCAGCACCGGAAATCCCTCCACGCCGAACATCCCGACACCGGCCAGCTCGTCGGCGACGTCGCAAACCGGCTGTGCGTGGTCGTGGACGACATGATCGACACCGCGACCACGATGGTCGGCGCCGCCCGACTGTTGAATGCCGCAGGTGCCGCTGGCGTCATTGCCGCTGCCACCCACGGCGTGCTTTCCAGCGACGCCACTGCGCGCCTGAGTTCTAGCGGAATCCGGGAAGTCGTCCTCACCGACACCCTCCCCATTCCAGACGACAAGCACTTCACCCAGCTCAGCGTGCAATCCATCGCCCCCCTGCTGACTCGCGCTATTGACGAAGTCTTCTCTGACGGATCGGTGACCAGCCTGTTCAACGCCGGTAACTGA
- a CDS encoding phosphoenolpyruvate carboxykinase (GTP) has product MTTSTDNRPAGAIPGLDHAPTTHHALLAWVHEVAELTTPEKVVWCDGSDDEWRRLTISLVEAGTLVRVPQKPHSFLATSDPRDVARAEDRTYICSENADDAGPTNNWMDPVDMNIIMTELYRGSMSGRTMYVLPFCMGPLAEENPKLGVEITDSAYVAVSMRLMTRMGAMALEKFGEDADFVKALHSVGAPLKPGQADVAWPCSDVKYITHFPEDRTIWSYGSGYGGNSLLGKKSYALRIASVMARDEGWLAEHMLILKLTSPAGAVHYVAAAFPSACGKTNLAMLQPTLPGWKAETLGDDIAWMRFGDDGRLYAVNPEFGFFGVAPGTGYRTNPVAMRMVEQGNTIFTNVALTDTGDVWWEGMTDTAPEHLTDWQGRDWHPDSTEPAAHPNSRFCTPIQQCPSIAPEWDDPAGVPISAILFGGRRASTIPLVTESRHWQHGVFLGATLSSETTAAATGEVGVVRRDPMAMLPFTGYHVGDYFAHWLSLGERADPAKLSRIFGVNWFRRGEDGRFLWPGFRENSRVLAWILGRIEGTADATDTPLGAVPTAGDLDLTGLDINPADVDEALTIDPAEWSAELDLIRDWFATVGDKLPTALREEFDALTRRLA; this is encoded by the coding sequence ATGACCACCTCGACGGACAACCGCCCAGCCGGTGCCATCCCTGGACTGGATCACGCACCCACCACCCATCACGCTCTGCTGGCGTGGGTGCACGAAGTCGCCGAACTCACCACGCCCGAGAAGGTGGTGTGGTGCGACGGCTCCGACGACGAATGGCGCCGCCTGACGATCTCGCTGGTCGAGGCCGGCACGCTGGTCCGCGTCCCGCAGAAACCCCACTCCTTCCTCGCCACATCGGACCCGCGCGACGTCGCGCGGGCCGAGGACCGCACGTACATCTGCTCCGAGAACGCCGACGACGCCGGGCCCACCAACAATTGGATGGACCCGGTCGACATGAACATCATCATGACCGAGCTCTACCGGGGCAGCATGAGCGGACGCACGATGTATGTGCTCCCGTTCTGCATGGGCCCCCTCGCCGAGGAGAACCCGAAACTCGGCGTGGAGATCACCGATTCCGCCTACGTCGCCGTCTCCATGCGGCTGATGACCCGCATGGGCGCCATGGCGCTGGAGAAGTTCGGTGAGGACGCCGACTTCGTGAAGGCCCTGCACTCGGTCGGCGCCCCGCTCAAGCCCGGCCAGGCCGATGTGGCGTGGCCGTGCAGCGACGTCAAATACATCACGCACTTCCCCGAGGACCGCACCATCTGGAGCTACGGCTCCGGCTACGGCGGGAACTCCTTGCTGGGCAAGAAAAGCTACGCTCTGCGGATCGCGTCGGTCATGGCCCGCGACGAAGGCTGGCTCGCCGAGCACATGCTCATCCTCAAACTCACCTCACCTGCAGGCGCGGTCCACTACGTCGCCGCCGCGTTCCCCAGCGCCTGCGGCAAAACGAACCTCGCCATGCTGCAACCGACCCTGCCCGGCTGGAAAGCCGAGACCCTCGGCGACGACATCGCCTGGATGCGCTTCGGCGACGACGGCCGCCTCTACGCCGTGAACCCCGAATTCGGGTTCTTCGGCGTCGCCCCCGGCACCGGCTACCGCACCAACCCGGTCGCGATGCGGATGGTCGAGCAGGGCAACACGATCTTCACCAACGTCGCGCTCACCGACACCGGCGACGTCTGGTGGGAAGGCATGACCGACACCGCGCCGGAGCACCTCACCGACTGGCAGGGCCGCGACTGGCACCCCGACTCCACCGAGCCCGCTGCCCACCCCAACTCCCGGTTCTGCACCCCCATCCAGCAGTGCCCGAGCATCGCCCCGGAATGGGACGATCCCGCCGGGGTGCCGATCTCGGCGATCCTGTTCGGCGGTCGCCGCGCCTCCACCATCCCGCTGGTGACCGAGTCCCGGCACTGGCAGCACGGCGTGTTCCTGGGCGCCACCCTCTCCTCGGAAACCACCGCTGCCGCCACCGGCGAGGTCGGGGTGGTGCGCCGGGACCCGATGGCCATGCTGCCCTTCACCGGCTACCACGTCGGCGACTACTTCGCCCACTGGCTGAGCCTCGGCGAGCGTGCTGATCCTGCGAAACTCTCGCGGATCTTCGGAGTCAACTGGTTCCGCCGCGGCGAGGACGGCCGATTCCTGTGGCCAGGGTTCCGGGAGAACTCACGAGTCCTCGCCTGGATCCTCGGTCGCATCGAGGGAACCGCCGACGCGACCGACACGCCGCTGGGGGCCGTGCCGACGGCTGGCGACCTCGACCTGACCGGCCTGGACATCAACCCCGCCGATGTCGACGAGGCCCTCACTATCGACCCGGCCGAGTGGTCAGCCGAACTCGACCTGATCCGCGACTGGTTCGCCACCGTCGGCGACAAGCTGCCCACGGCCCTGCGCGAGGAGTTCGACGCGCTGACCCGGCGCCTGGCATAA